One segment of Micromonospora parathelypteridis DNA contains the following:
- a CDS encoding glycoside hydrolase family 13 protein, translated as MISTANPPHTADDWWRSAVVYQVYVRSFADSDGDGTGDLQGIRHRLPYLRDLGVDALWLTPFYTSPMVDGGYDVADYRDVDPMFGTLADFDAMITDAHALGLRIIIDLVPNHTSSAHRWFTAALAAGPGSPERARYLFAEGQGAHGELPPNDWESIFGGPAWTRIADGQWYLHLFDPSQPDLNWRHPEVRAEFEDVLRFWLDRGVDGFRIDVAHGMIKADGLPDVGFSTITTGQRQVELLGKGRLPYFDQDEVHEIYRAWRPILDSYPGGRMAVAEAWAETPERLARYIGPDELHQAFSFDFLDATWSADSFRKVIDTALAEATVVGAPTTWVLSNHDKQRHVTRYGDGAEGLRRARAASLLMLALPGCAYLYQGEELGLPEVLDLPDELRQDPAFLRTGESRDGCRVPIPWSGELAPYGFGPAGSELSWLPAPTTWRSLSVTAQTGVPGSTLELYRAALRIRHAHPALALDADGVTWLESGPGVLAFSRTAGDTTLTCVVNLSGAPALIDGYGQPLVASDALTGQGSGHLLPVDAAAWLERR; from the coding sequence ATGATCAGCACCGCCAACCCACCCCACACCGCCGACGACTGGTGGCGCTCCGCGGTCGTCTACCAGGTGTACGTCCGCAGCTTCGCCGACAGCGACGGCGACGGCACCGGTGACCTCCAGGGCATCCGGCACCGCCTGCCGTACCTGCGTGACCTCGGGGTGGACGCGCTCTGGCTGACCCCCTTCTACACCTCTCCGATGGTCGACGGCGGGTACGACGTGGCCGACTACCGGGACGTCGACCCGATGTTCGGCACTCTCGCCGACTTCGACGCGATGATCACTGACGCGCACGCCCTCGGCCTGCGGATCATCATCGACCTGGTGCCCAACCACACCTCCAGCGCGCACCGCTGGTTCACCGCCGCCCTCGCCGCCGGCCCCGGCTCGCCGGAGCGGGCCCGCTACCTCTTCGCCGAGGGTCAGGGCGCGCACGGCGAGCTGCCACCGAACGACTGGGAGAGCATCTTCGGCGGCCCGGCCTGGACCCGGATCGCGGACGGCCAGTGGTACCTGCACCTGTTCGACCCGTCGCAGCCGGACCTGAACTGGCGCCACCCGGAGGTCCGTGCCGAATTCGAGGACGTGCTGCGGTTCTGGCTGGACCGGGGCGTGGACGGATTCCGCATCGACGTGGCGCACGGCATGATCAAGGCGGACGGGCTGCCGGACGTGGGCTTCAGCACGATCACCACCGGCCAGCGTCAGGTCGAGCTGCTCGGCAAGGGCCGACTGCCCTACTTCGACCAGGACGAGGTGCACGAGATCTACCGTGCCTGGCGGCCCATCCTGGACAGCTACCCGGGCGGTCGGATGGCTGTCGCCGAGGCGTGGGCCGAGACGCCGGAGCGTCTGGCCCGCTACATCGGCCCGGACGAGCTGCACCAGGCGTTCAGCTTCGACTTCCTCGACGCCACCTGGTCGGCCGACTCGTTCCGCAAGGTGATCGACACCGCGCTGGCCGAGGCGACCGTCGTCGGCGCGCCCACCACCTGGGTGCTGTCCAACCACGACAAGCAGCGGCACGTCACCCGCTACGGCGACGGCGCCGAAGGGCTGCGCCGGGCCCGGGCCGCCAGCCTGCTGATGCTCGCCCTACCGGGTTGCGCCTACCTCTACCAGGGCGAGGAACTGGGCCTGCCCGAGGTCCTCGACCTCCCCGACGAGCTGCGCCAGGACCCGGCGTTCCTGCGCACCGGCGAAAGCCGCGACGGCTGCCGGGTGCCCATCCCGTGGAGCGGCGAGTTGGCCCCGTACGGCTTCGGGCCGGCCGGCAGCGAGTTGAGCTGGCTGCCCGCCCCGACGACCTGGCGGTCCCTGTCCGTCACCGCGCAGACCGGCGTGCCCGGCTCGACGCTGGAGCTGTACCGGGCCGCGCTGCGGATCCGCCATGCGCACCCGGCGCTGGCCCTCGACGCCGACGGGGTCACCTGGCTGGAGAGCGGGCCCGGCGTGCTGGCCTTCTCCCGCACCGCCGGCGACACCACGCTGACCTGCGTGGTCAACCTCAGCGGTGCGCCGGCCCTGATCGACGGGTACGGTCAGCCGCTCGTCGCCAGCGACGCGCTCACCGGGCAGGGCTCCGGCCATCTGCTGCCCGTCGACGCGGCCGCCTGGTTGGAACGGCGCTGA
- a CDS encoding ABC transporter ATP-binding protein — protein MDLTVEPGEIHALLGENGAGKSTLMNVLYGLYQPDEGEILVDGKPLKLRGPSDAIGAGIGMVHQHFMLVPVFTVAENIMLGAEQVKGGIAGFLDRRRARREVTEVSERYNLQVDPDAVIEDLPVGIQQRVEIVKALTRDVDLLILDEPTAVLTPQETEELLTVMRSLKAAGKSIVFITHKLGEVKAIADRITVIRRGKTVGTASPEASRDELAALMVGRNVRLTVDKSPATPGEPVLEVAGLVVDDDRQIRAVDGIDLTVRAGEVLGVAGVQGNGQTELIEAIMGLRPVLAGTVNLVGDRIDGWTTKKVLRAGVGYVPEDRSVDGLVKEFSVAENLVLDIYDRPPFGAGLALKPDAIASSAKERIEQFDVRTSSADAAVGTLSGGNQQKVIVARELSRPLKLFIAAQPTRGVDVGSIEFIHSQIIRERDIGTAVMVVSSELDEVIGLADRIAVMYRGRIIGIVGPDTPREEIGLLMAGISPDAAHERSTDAVPADGAATDGSPASDTGSANEDEA, from the coding sequence ATCGACCTGACGGTGGAGCCTGGAGAGATTCACGCCCTGCTCGGCGAGAACGGCGCGGGCAAGTCGACCCTGATGAACGTGCTCTACGGGCTCTACCAGCCCGACGAGGGCGAGATCCTGGTCGACGGCAAGCCGTTGAAGCTGAGGGGCCCGTCCGACGCGATCGGCGCCGGGATCGGCATGGTGCACCAGCACTTCATGCTGGTGCCGGTCTTCACCGTCGCCGAAAACATCATGCTCGGCGCCGAGCAGGTCAAGGGCGGCATCGCCGGCTTCCTGGACCGGCGCCGTGCCCGGCGCGAGGTCACCGAGGTGTCCGAGCGCTACAACCTGCAGGTCGACCCCGACGCGGTGATCGAGGACCTGCCGGTCGGCATCCAGCAGCGCGTCGAGATCGTCAAGGCGCTCACCCGCGACGTCGACCTGCTCATCCTGGACGAGCCGACCGCCGTGCTCACCCCGCAGGAGACCGAAGAACTGCTGACGGTCATGCGGTCACTCAAGGCGGCCGGCAAGTCGATCGTCTTCATCACCCACAAACTTGGCGAGGTCAAGGCCATCGCCGACCGGATCACGGTGATCCGACGCGGAAAGACCGTCGGCACCGCCTCACCGGAGGCCAGCCGGGACGAGTTGGCCGCGCTGATGGTCGGGCGCAACGTCCGGCTCACCGTGGACAAGTCCCCGGCCACGCCGGGCGAGCCGGTGCTGGAGGTGGCCGGGCTCGTCGTCGACGACGACCGGCAGATCCGCGCGGTCGACGGCATCGACCTGACCGTACGCGCCGGTGAGGTGCTCGGCGTGGCGGGCGTGCAGGGCAACGGTCAGACCGAGCTGATCGAGGCGATCATGGGTCTGCGTCCGGTGCTCGCCGGCACGGTCAACCTGGTCGGTGACCGGATCGACGGCTGGACGACCAAGAAGGTGCTCCGCGCGGGTGTCGGCTACGTGCCCGAGGACCGCAGCGTGGACGGCCTGGTCAAGGAGTTCAGCGTCGCGGAGAACCTGGTGCTGGACATCTACGACCGGCCACCCTTCGGTGCGGGGCTCGCGCTCAAGCCGGACGCGATCGCGAGCTCGGCGAAGGAGCGGATCGAGCAGTTCGACGTCCGCACCTCATCGGCCGACGCGGCGGTGGGCACCCTCTCCGGCGGCAACCAGCAGAAGGTGATCGTGGCCCGGGAGCTGTCCCGGCCGCTGAAGCTCTTCATCGCCGCCCAGCCGACCCGCGGCGTCGACGTCGGGTCGATCGAGTTCATCCACAGCCAGATCATCCGCGAGCGGGACATCGGCACCGCCGTCATGGTGGTCTCCAGCGAGCTCGACGAGGTGATCGGGCTGGCCGACCGGATCGCGGTGATGTACCGCGGTCGGATCATCGGCATCGTCGGCCCGGACACTCCGCGTGAGGAGATCGGCCTGCTGATGGCGGGCATCAGCCCGGACGCGGCCCACGAGCGCAGCACGGACGCCGTGCCGGCCGACGGCGCGGCCACCGACGGGAGCCCGGCGAGCGACACGGGCTCCGCGAACGAGGACGAGGCATGA
- a CDS encoding LacI family DNA-binding transcriptional regulator has translation MRARLSDIAQQAEVSEATVSRVLNDRPGVAPETRQAVLTALDVLGYERPARLRKRSAGLVGLVVPELDNPIFPAFAQVIESTLAQSGFTPVLCTQTAGGVTEDEYVEMLLDRQVSGIVFVSGLHADTAANHDRYRALLARPLPVVMINGYVPNIGAPFVSCDDREAAELAVAHLVALGHRRIGLITGPDRFVPVQRKVSGWRSAMTRLAGVAQSDLGPLAELSLFGVEGGEAAAGRLLDRGVTGVVCGSDLMALGAIRAARQRGLSVPGDLSVVGYDDSPLMAFTDPPLTTMRQPVTAMAVAAVRALVDEINGYGAPHSEYLFRPELVVRGSTAVVPTTARLSYARSA, from the coding sequence ATGCGCGCTCGACTGTCCGACATCGCCCAGCAGGCCGAAGTCAGCGAGGCCACGGTGTCGCGGGTGCTCAACGACCGCCCCGGCGTGGCCCCGGAGACCCGGCAGGCCGTCCTCACCGCCCTCGACGTGCTCGGCTACGAGCGCCCGGCCCGACTGCGCAAGCGCAGCGCCGGTCTGGTCGGCCTGGTGGTGCCGGAGCTGGACAACCCGATCTTCCCCGCCTTCGCCCAGGTCATCGAGTCGACACTGGCGCAGAGCGGGTTCACGCCGGTGCTCTGCACCCAGACGGCCGGCGGCGTGACCGAGGACGAGTACGTCGAGATGCTGCTGGACCGGCAGGTCTCCGGGATCGTCTTCGTCTCCGGCCTGCACGCCGACACCGCCGCCAACCACGACCGCTACCGGGCGTTGCTCGCCCGACCGTTGCCGGTCGTCATGATCAACGGGTACGTGCCCAACATCGGCGCCCCCTTCGTCTCCTGCGACGACCGGGAGGCCGCCGAGCTGGCGGTCGCCCACCTGGTCGCGCTCGGGCACCGACGGATCGGCCTGATCACCGGCCCGGATCGGTTCGTTCCGGTGCAGCGCAAGGTGTCTGGCTGGCGCTCGGCGATGACCCGACTGGCCGGCGTCGCGCAGTCCGACCTGGGTCCACTGGCCGAGCTGTCGCTGTTCGGTGTGGAGGGTGGCGAGGCGGCGGCCGGCCGCCTGCTGGACCGCGGTGTCACCGGCGTGGTCTGCGGTTCCGACCTGATGGCGCTCGGCGCGATCCGAGCGGCCCGCCAACGCGGCCTCAGCGTGCCCGGCGACCTCTCCGTGGTCGGCTACGACGACTCACCGCTGATGGCCTTCACCGACCCGCCGCTGACGACCATGCGGCAGCCGGTCACCGCGATGGCGGTGGCGGCCGTCCGGGCCCTGGTGGACGAGATCAACGGGTACGGCGCTCCGCACTCGGAGTACCTGTTCCGCCCGGAGCTGGTGGTGCGGGGATCCACCGCTGTTGTTCCGACTACCGCGCGATTGTCTTACGCAAGATCTGCTTGA
- a CDS encoding sugar ABC transporter substrate-binding protein — MRIRTAGVVALFALALAASGCGGDSDEPAAKETPKAAGGKLVIWADDKRTAALKPFAEKFGQENGVTVDVQAVSKDLQTNFVTASQQGSGPDVVVGAHDWIGNLVQNGAIDPVQLAAEQKSGFNETAIKAVTFNGQLYGVPYAQENLALIRNTELAPEAPKTIEDLVASGKQLKAAKKVTETLCLQVGQNGDAYHIYPLYSSAGGYLFGTGANGDYDPKDLGVGKPESIEAFKKIGALGEKGEGVLKRSIADTNSIATFTGKKCAYLVSGPWAVADVKKANITYDISAVPGFAGGKEAQPFVGVQAFYVAAKGKNKALAQEFVANYTTTPELAVALYQAEPRPPALTAALDQVKGSDPDLAKFQEAGKNGQVLPAIPAMAAIWDPFGKAEAAVIGGADPTSTITAAGKTISGQIK, encoded by the coding sequence ATGCGCATCCGTACCGCGGGTGTGGTCGCCCTCTTCGCCCTGGCACTCGCCGCCTCCGGCTGTGGTGGCGACAGCGACGAGCCGGCCGCGAAGGAAACCCCCAAGGCCGCCGGCGGCAAACTGGTCATCTGGGCGGACGACAAGCGCACCGCCGCCCTCAAGCCGTTCGCCGAGAAGTTCGGCCAGGAGAACGGCGTCACCGTCGACGTCCAGGCCGTCAGCAAGGACCTGCAGACCAACTTCGTCACCGCCTCCCAGCAGGGCAGCGGCCCGGACGTGGTGGTCGGCGCGCACGACTGGATCGGCAACCTCGTGCAGAACGGCGCGATCGACCCCGTCCAGCTCGCCGCCGAGCAGAAGAGCGGGTTCAACGAGACCGCCATCAAGGCGGTCACCTTCAACGGTCAGCTCTACGGCGTGCCGTACGCGCAGGAGAACCTGGCGCTGATCCGCAACACCGAGCTGGCCCCCGAGGCGCCGAAGACCATCGAGGACCTGGTCGCCAGCGGCAAGCAGCTCAAGGCGGCCAAGAAGGTCACCGAGACGCTCTGCCTCCAGGTCGGCCAGAACGGCGACGCGTACCACATCTACCCGCTGTACAGCTCGGCCGGCGGATACCTCTTCGGCACCGGCGCCAACGGCGACTACGACCCGAAGGACCTGGGCGTGGGCAAGCCCGAGTCCATCGAGGCCTTCAAGAAGATCGGCGCGCTGGGCGAGAAGGGCGAGGGCGTGCTCAAGCGTTCCATCGCGGACACCAACTCGATCGCCACCTTCACCGGAAAGAAGTGCGCGTACCTGGTCTCCGGGCCGTGGGCGGTGGCTGACGTCAAGAAGGCCAACATCACGTACGACATCTCGGCCGTCCCCGGCTTCGCCGGCGGCAAGGAGGCTCAGCCGTTCGTGGGCGTGCAGGCGTTCTACGTCGCCGCGAAGGGCAAGAACAAGGCGCTGGCCCAGGAGTTCGTGGCCAACTACACCACCACGCCCGAGCTGGCCGTCGCGCTCTACCAGGCCGAGCCCCGGCCGCCGGCGCTGACCGCTGCCCTCGACCAGGTCAAGGGCAGCGACCCGGATCTGGCCAAGTTCCAGGAGGCCGGTAAGAACGGGCAGGTGCTGCCGGCCATCCCGGCGATGGCCGCGATCTGGGACCCGTTCGGCAAGGCCGAGGCCGCCGTCATCGGCGGGGCCGACCCGACCAGCACCATCACCGCCGCCGGCAAGACCATCTCCGGCCAGATCAAGTAA
- a CDS encoding ABC transporter permease, producing the protein MSNDPTPQSGSPDKEPASEAQAAQNALGNTERAELATEPKAPAPKPEQEPRPSLGRLFIDNLWAANTFTVTLLSLVLAIVVGAVLMIISDPAVLSTYSYITSRPSDAINSSWTLVSEAYANLFKGSVFDPEAFSAWVNGTGDWQAVLAPISETLTYAAPLVFTGLSVALAFRGGLFNIGAQGQATIGVIMAALAGFLLPLPPGLHLLVAVLAGALGGAIWGFIPGILKARAGAHEVINTIMLNYVATYFLTWLIVQNGVQDPNRTDAISKAVDTSAQLPRLLGDNLRVHAGILLAVLATWAVAWLLNRSTLGFELRAVGANPDAARTAGISVTRTYILIMVFAGILAGLGGSNMVLGSTASALTPLVVAQIGFDGILVALLGRVKPWGVLLAALLFGALQAGGNRMQSYSGISLELVTVLQALIVIFIAAPALVKAIFQLRAARAARLQTSLAKGW; encoded by the coding sequence ATGAGCAACGACCCCACCCCGCAGTCCGGTTCGCCGGACAAGGAGCCGGCGAGCGAGGCACAGGCCGCGCAGAACGCGCTCGGGAACACCGAACGGGCCGAGTTGGCAACCGAGCCGAAGGCTCCGGCGCCAAAGCCGGAGCAGGAGCCGCGGCCCAGCCTGGGCCGGTTGTTCATCGACAACCTCTGGGCGGCCAACACCTTCACGGTGACTCTGCTGTCGCTGGTGCTGGCGATCGTGGTCGGCGCGGTGCTGATGATCATTTCTGATCCGGCGGTGCTCTCCACCTACTCGTACATCACCTCCCGCCCGTCCGACGCGATCAACTCCAGTTGGACGCTGGTCAGCGAGGCGTACGCGAACCTGTTCAAGGGCTCGGTCTTCGACCCCGAGGCGTTCTCCGCCTGGGTGAACGGCACCGGCGATTGGCAGGCCGTGCTCGCGCCGATCTCCGAGACGCTCACCTACGCCGCGCCGCTGGTCTTCACCGGCCTGTCGGTGGCGCTGGCCTTCCGCGGCGGCCTGTTCAACATCGGCGCCCAGGGCCAGGCCACCATCGGCGTGATCATGGCGGCGCTGGCCGGTTTCCTACTGCCCCTGCCGCCCGGGCTGCACCTGCTGGTGGCGGTGCTGGCCGGTGCATTGGGCGGGGCGATCTGGGGTTTCATCCCCGGCATCCTGAAGGCTCGTGCCGGCGCGCACGAGGTGATCAACACGATCATGCTCAACTACGTCGCCACGTACTTCCTCACCTGGTTGATCGTGCAGAACGGCGTGCAGGACCCGAACCGCACCGACGCGATCAGCAAGGCGGTGGACACCTCCGCCCAGCTGCCCCGACTTCTCGGTGACAACCTGCGGGTGCACGCCGGCATCCTGCTCGCCGTGCTGGCGACCTGGGCGGTCGCCTGGCTGCTCAACCGTTCGACGCTCGGCTTCGAGCTGCGGGCTGTGGGTGCCAACCCGGACGCCGCCCGCACCGCCGGCATCAGCGTCACCCGGACGTACATCCTGATCATGGTCTTCGCCGGCATCCTGGCCGGCCTCGGCGGCTCGAACATGGTGCTGGGCTCCACCGCCAGCGCGTTGACCCCGTTGGTGGTCGCGCAGATCGGCTTCGACGGCATCCTGGTGGCGTTGCTGGGGCGGGTGAAGCCCTGGGGGGTGCTGCTGGCCGCGCTGCTGTTCGGGGCGCTGCAGGCCGGTGGCAACCGGATGCAGTCGTACTCCGGGATCTCGCTGGAGCTGGTGACCGTGCTCCAGGCGCTGATCGTCATCTTCATCGCCGCGCCGGCCCTGGTGAAGGCGATCTTCCAGCTCCGGGCCGCGCGCGCCGCCCGGTTGCAGACGAGCCTGGCGAAGGGCTGGTAG
- a CDS encoding BMP family lipoprotein, whose amino-acid sequence MRIASIFAVGGLALTAAACGEAPKDDNNAGSGAKKFSACMVTDVGGIDDKSFNTSAWKGLQEAKAANDNIDIKFVASKAEADYEPNLTQYVNQKCNFILAVGGLMGNATKKIAAANPNQEFGIVDSNSELDNIYPMQFDTAQAAFQAGYLAAGMSKSGKVGTYGGLPIPPVTIFMDGFVDGVAYYNQAKGKNVQALGWNKETQKGSFTNDFAKQDEGKKVSDALVAQGADIIMPVAGGSGLGTTAAAKASGGKYSTIWVDVDGCESTPDCSAIITTVVKNIPDAVKEAVVKAAAGDKLPAKPGFVGTLANNGVSIAPYHDFDSKVPAELKAEIDKIKADIAAGTITVTSKAQPTK is encoded by the coding sequence ATGCGGATCGCCTCGATCTTCGCGGTGGGTGGGCTCGCGCTCACCGCCGCCGCTTGTGGCGAGGCCCCCAAGGATGACAACAACGCCGGCAGTGGCGCCAAGAAGTTCAGCGCCTGCATGGTGACCGACGTCGGCGGCATCGACGACAAGTCGTTCAACACCTCGGCCTGGAAGGGTCTGCAGGAGGCCAAGGCCGCCAACGACAACATCGACATCAAGTTCGTCGCGTCGAAGGCCGAGGCCGACTACGAGCCGAACCTGACGCAGTACGTCAACCAGAAGTGCAACTTCATCCTGGCGGTCGGTGGCCTCATGGGCAACGCCACGAAGAAGATCGCGGCGGCGAACCCGAACCAGGAGTTCGGCATCGTCGACTCCAACTCCGAGTTGGACAACATCTACCCGATGCAGTTCGACACCGCCCAGGCCGCGTTCCAGGCCGGCTACCTGGCCGCCGGGATGAGCAAGAGCGGCAAGGTGGGCACCTACGGTGGTCTGCCGATCCCGCCGGTGACCATCTTCATGGACGGCTTCGTCGACGGCGTGGCGTACTACAACCAGGCCAAGGGCAAGAACGTCCAGGCGCTCGGCTGGAACAAGGAGACCCAGAAGGGCTCCTTCACCAACGACTTCGCCAAGCAGGACGAGGGCAAGAAGGTCTCCGACGCGCTGGTCGCCCAGGGCGCGGACATCATCATGCCGGTCGCCGGCGGCTCCGGCCTCGGCACCACCGCCGCCGCCAAGGCGTCGGGTGGCAAGTACAGCACCATCTGGGTGGACGTCGACGGCTGCGAGAGCACCCCGGACTGCTCCGCGATCATCACCACCGTGGTCAAGAACATCCCGGACGCCGTCAAGGAGGCGGTCGTCAAGGCCGCCGCCGGTGACAAGCTGCCGGCCAAGCCGGGCTTCGTCGGCACCCTGGCCAACAACGGTGTCTCGATCGCCCCGTACCACGACTTCGACAGCAAGGTTCCGGCCGAGCTGAAGGCCGAGATCGACAAGATCAAGGCGGACATCGCCGCGGGCACCATCACCGTCACCTCGAAGGCCCAGCCGACCAAGTGA
- a CDS encoding sugar ABC transporter permease: MTTLNRKTTGRRRSRWFAQVGWRHVVAVLAVLFSLFPIVFVLSAALNPVGTLSTTDLVPTGGVSLGNFGGLFERTAFGRWFLNSLLIAGVASFASVFLSALAAYAFSRMRFRGRRVGLLSLLLIQMFPQFLAIVAIYLIFGTITDLWPSIGFNTPWGLLLLYLGGALGVNTWLMKGFFDTLPRELDESATVDGASHAQVFFRIMLPLVAPILAVAGLLAFIGTINEFLMANVFLTSTDSKTLAVGMYGLLQSNERNNNFGIFAAGTLLTAIPTVLVFQLLQRYIVSGLTAGAVKG; encoded by the coding sequence GTGACGACGCTCAACCGGAAGACGACCGGCCGGCGGCGTAGCCGTTGGTTCGCCCAGGTCGGCTGGCGGCATGTGGTCGCCGTGCTCGCCGTGCTGTTCAGCCTGTTCCCGATCGTGTTCGTGCTGTCCGCCGCGCTCAACCCGGTCGGCACGCTGTCCACCACCGACCTGGTACCGACCGGCGGGGTGTCGCTCGGAAACTTCGGCGGGCTGTTCGAGCGGACCGCCTTCGGGCGGTGGTTCCTCAACTCGCTGCTGATCGCCGGGGTGGCGTCGTTCGCGTCGGTGTTCCTCTCCGCGCTCGCCGCGTACGCCTTCTCCCGGATGCGGTTCCGCGGACGCCGGGTGGGGCTGCTCTCGCTGCTGCTGATCCAGATGTTTCCGCAGTTCCTGGCGATCGTGGCGATCTACCTGATCTTCGGCACGATCACCGACCTGTGGCCGTCGATCGGCTTCAACACCCCGTGGGGTCTGCTGTTGCTCTACCTGGGTGGCGCGCTCGGGGTGAACACCTGGCTGATGAAGGGCTTCTTCGACACCCTGCCTCGGGAGTTGGACGAGTCGGCGACCGTCGACGGAGCGTCGCACGCCCAGGTCTTCTTCCGGATCATGCTGCCGCTGGTGGCGCCGATCCTGGCGGTGGCCGGGCTGTTGGCCTTCATCGGCACCATCAACGAGTTCCTGATGGCCAACGTGTTCCTCACCAGCACCGACTCGAAGACCCTGGCGGTCGGCATGTACGGGCTGTTGCAGAGCAACGAGCGCAACAACAACTTCGGCATCTTCGCGGCCGGCACCCTGCTCACGGCGATCCCCACCGTGTTGGTCTTCCAACTCCTGCAGCGCTACATCGTCTCCGGGCTGACCGCTGGAGCGGTCAAGGGGTGA
- a CDS encoding GntR family transcriptional regulator — protein sequence MLISVDQDSSVPPYEQVRGQLAELIGDGRLPVGSRLPTVRQLAADLRLAANTVARAYRELEGAGLLETRGRNGTFVAPGRDDAVDRLHRVAVEYAAEARRLGVAPDRAVALVRAALDATRHD from the coding sequence GTGCTGATCTCGGTCGACCAGGACTCGTCGGTGCCCCCGTACGAGCAGGTGCGCGGACAACTCGCCGAGCTGATCGGCGACGGCCGGTTGCCGGTGGGCAGCCGACTGCCCACCGTCCGACAACTCGCCGCCGATCTGCGACTGGCCGCGAACACGGTGGCCCGGGCGTACCGGGAGTTGGAGGGTGCCGGGCTGCTGGAGACCCGGGGGCGCAACGGCACCTTCGTCGCCCCCGGCCGGGACGACGCCGTCGACCGGCTACACCGGGTCGCCGTCGAGTACGCCGCCGAGGCGCGTCGGCTGGGTGTCGCCCCGGACCGTGCCGTCGCCCTCGTCCGCGCCGCCCTCGACGCCACCCGGCACGACTGA
- a CDS encoding ABC transporter permease subunit: MSTPLSGPGSVTQTPGREPAGSPPSRSRPSRSRVTRDDAPITLTGLAGKVLLLGLTAGVAVWAAFPLIAAGMWVGLALLAASTAGLFYLYLTRRHIPAKYLVPGTLFLIAFQVFPVFHTASTAFTNFGDGHRGSKDDAIVAIQSSSVTQVPGSAEYALSIATKGDPVTGPLVFLVTDPGTGAVSVGDTGGLRQLDAADVTVATGGKVTAADGYTVLNFGQASSRSREITDLVVPTAGGALRSSGLSRAYEGKAVRAYEAGCDCVRDTGTGQTWTADEQAGAFVAADGERLAQGWKVNVGLSNFTRVLTDENISGPFLGTLIWNFAFAIGSTGGTFLLGMLIALALHSPRMRGTNLYRVLLVLPYAMPSFAMLLAWRDMFNADFGLINSLFGLDVDWFGQAWTARFAVILVQLWLGYPYMFLVATGALQAIPRELTEATSVDGASPWQSFRAVTLPLLLVALSPLLISSFAFNFNNFNAIYLTTEGAPFPADNPTNGATDLLITYTYRLAFGGQGAQFGFAAAISLFIFAIVAVVSAVSFRRTRQQEEVYA, from the coding sequence ATGAGTACGCCGCTGTCCGGCCCGGGGTCTGTCACGCAGACGCCGGGCCGGGAGCCCGCCGGCTCCCCACCCTCGCGCTCACGTCCCTCGCGCTCCCGGGTTACGCGCGACGACGCGCCGATCACCCTGACCGGGCTCGCCGGCAAGGTGCTCCTGCTCGGCCTGACCGCCGGTGTCGCGGTCTGGGCGGCATTCCCGCTCATCGCCGCCGGGATGTGGGTCGGCCTGGCCCTGCTGGCGGCGTCCACCGCCGGGCTGTTCTACCTGTATCTCACCCGCCGGCACATCCCCGCCAAGTACCTGGTCCCAGGCACCCTGTTCCTGATCGCCTTCCAGGTCTTCCCGGTGTTCCACACCGCCAGCACCGCCTTCACCAACTTCGGGGACGGGCACCGGGGCAGCAAGGACGACGCGATCGTCGCGATCCAGTCCTCCTCGGTCACCCAGGTACCCGGGTCCGCCGAGTACGCCCTGTCGATCGCCACCAAGGGCGACCCGGTCACCGGTCCGCTGGTCTTCCTGGTCACCGACCCGGGCACCGGCGCGGTCTCCGTCGGCGACACCGGTGGGCTGCGCCAACTCGACGCCGCCGACGTCACGGTCGCCACGGGCGGCAAGGTCACCGCCGCCGACGGCTACACCGTGCTGAACTTTGGCCAGGCCAGCTCCCGCAGCAGGGAGATCACCGACCTGGTGGTCCCGACCGCCGGTGGCGCGCTGCGCTCCAGCGGCCTGTCCCGCGCGTACGAGGGCAAGGCGGTGCGAGCGTACGAGGCTGGTTGCGACTGCGTCCGGGACACCGGGACGGGGCAAACCTGGACCGCCGACGAGCAGGCTGGCGCGTTCGTCGCCGCCGACGGTGAGCGGCTGGCCCAGGGCTGGAAGGTCAACGTCGGGCTGAGCAACTTCACCCGCGTGCTCACCGACGAGAACATCTCCGGCCCGTTCCTCGGCACCCTGATCTGGAACTTCGCGTTCGCCATCGGCTCCACCGGCGGGACGTTCCTGCTCGGCATGCTGATCGCGCTCGCGCTGCACTCGCCCCGGATGCGCGGCACCAACCTCTACCGGGTGTTGCTGGTCCTGCCGTACGCCATGCCGTCGTTCGCGATGCTGCTGGCCTGGCGGGACATGTTCAACGCGGACTTCGGGCTGATCAACAGTCTGTTCGGGTTGGACGTGGACTGGTTCGGTCAGGCGTGGACGGCCCGCTTCGCGGTCATCCTGGTGCAGCTCTGGCTCGGCTACCCGTACATGTTCCTGGTGGCCACCGGCGCGTTGCAGGCCATCCCGCGCGAACTCACCGAGGCCACCTCGGTCGACGGGGCCTCACCCTGGCAGTCCTTCCGGGCGGTCACCCTGCCGCTGCTGCTGGTCGCGCTCTCGCCGCTGCTGATCTCCTCGTTCGCGTTCAACTTCAACAACTTCAACGCGATCTACCTGACCACCGAGGGTGCGCCCTTCCCGGCAGACAACCCGACCAACGGCGCGACCGACCTGTTGATCACGTACACCTATCGGCTCGCCTTCGGCGGACAGGGCGCGCAGTTCGGCTTCGCCGCCGCGATCTCGCTCTTCATCTTCGCCATCGTCGCGGTGGTCTCCGCGGTCAGCTTCCGGCGGACCCGCCAACAGGAGGAGGTGTACGCGTGA